From a single Lolium rigidum isolate FL_2022 chromosome 7, APGP_CSIRO_Lrig_0.1, whole genome shotgun sequence genomic region:
- the LOC124677823 gene encoding galactose mutarotase-like — translation MTRAPLHLLLAALCAISFAGAGANAAGRKMVGVYELSKGDFSVKVTNWGAIVTSVVFPDSKGNLGDVVLGYDTIAEYVNGSAYFGALVGRVANRVANARFVLDGKVYHLYANDGKNALHGGHRGFSKVIWTVKEYVSGGDTPHITLNYHSFDGEQGFPGALDVYVTYELSSPYVLSVRMNATALDKATPVNLAQHTYWNLGGQGSGDVLGNTIQLFASRYTPVDSTLIPTGQVAPVAGTPYDLRAPTAVGAHIHQVSGGSSNGSTIYGYDMNYVVDGDERALRKVAAVRDGASGRGLELWADQPGVQFYTGNFLKDVKGKGGKMYEEYGALCLETQGFPDAVNHPGFPSQIVRPGQGVYKHDMVFKFSF, via the exons ATGACTAGAGCACCGCTGCATCTTCTTCTCGCCGCGCTGTGCGCCATCTccttcgccggcgccggcgccaatGCAGCGGGGAGGAAGATGGTGGGCGTGTACGAGCTCAGCAAGGGAGATTTCTCCGTCAAGGTGACCAACTGGGGCGCCATCGTCACCTCCGTAGTCTTTCCTGATTCCAAAG GGAATTTGGGGGATGTTGTCCTCGGCTACGACACCATTGCTGAATATGTT AATGGATCTGCTTACTTCGGAGCGCTTGTCGGACGAGTAGCCAACAGAGTTGCCAATGCGCGCTTCGTGCTCGATGGAAAAGTTTACCACCTATATGCTAATGATGGCAAGAACGCACTTCATG GTGGTCACAGGGGCTTCAGCAAAGTTATATGGACGGTGAAGGAATATGTTAGTGGTGGTGACACCCCACACATCACACTAAACTACCACAGCTTTGATGGAGAACAAG GGTTCCCCGGGGCTCTGGACGTGTACGTGACGTACGAGCTGTCGAGCCCGTACGTGCTGAGCGTGCGCATGAACGCGACGGCGCTGGACAAGGCGACGCCGGTGAACCTGGCGCAGCACACGTACTGGAACCTAGGCGGGCAGGGCAGCGGCGACGTCCTGGGCAACACGATCCAGCTCTTCGCGTCCCGGTACACGCCCGTGGACTCCACGCTCATCCCGACGGGGCAGGTCGCGCCGGTGGCCGGCACGCCCTACGACCTCCGGGCGCCGACCGCCGTGGGCGCGCACATCCACCAGGTCTCCGGCGGCAGCTCCAACGGCAGCACCATCTACGGCTACGACATGAACTACGTCGTGGACGGGGACGAGCGCGCGCTGCGGAAGGTGGCCGCCGTCCGAGACGGCGCGTCGGGGCGGGGGCTCGAGCTGTGGGCGGACCAGCCCGGGGTACAGTTCTACACCGGCAACTTCCTCAAGGACGTCAAGGGGAAGGGCGGCAAGATGTACGAGGAGTACGGCGCGCTGTGCCTCGAGACGCAGGGGTTCCCCGACGCCGTGAACCACCCCGGCTTCCCGTCGCAGATTGTGAGGCCCGGACAGGGGGTGTACAAGCATGACATGGTGTTCAAGTTTTCGTTCTAG